One Bdellovibrionales bacterium CG10_big_fil_rev_8_21_14_0_10_45_34 genomic region harbors:
- the tsaA gene encoding tRNA (N6-threonylcarbamoyladenosine(37)-N6)-methyltransferase TrmO: MSLHEQIEISIVLVRTKYPRNIGYTSRVMANLGAQRLLLVEPQCEITFEAQLGAARSQDALNQHKKYSSMEDYLRAESPHVSVAFCGKATAARERGNLSEALGSCLQRASQLDIKNKLKLHFVFGSEDDGLLFNEVNGSTYVCGLPVFGTTSSYNLSHAVMLALFILRSEIDKMAVTEPQVDTSALIPKDDFRSITRFPTEALRSWVETLGVDLSLQKKNILRKIEPFFLRTLPTQKESEWLKILFEQTIRKLKNSPVDQIQYRPIGLFHSCFKQKFSIPRQPGLVPSSHGRIELSRALQPEKSLDGLEKFSHVWVLYHFHDNNSTNFRAKITPPHFSTRRIGLFATRAPHRPNAIGMSVVKLDRIEGNFIHIQAHDILDQTPILDIKPYIPRWDSVRDANSGWISQEGAESSRETFEVEVAESAKANFDQLDNQSQTLIMECLRNDPRAESDRRKCHHNKSYGVYISEHDVVFDIQNEKTARILQIREREATGTNHSFK; the protein is encoded by the coding sequence ATGAGCCTGCATGAGCAAATTGAGATCTCGATCGTTCTTGTCAGAACCAAATATCCTCGAAACATCGGTTATACCTCAAGAGTTATGGCCAATCTCGGAGCCCAACGTCTCCTGCTTGTAGAGCCTCAATGTGAAATTACTTTCGAAGCCCAGCTGGGTGCCGCCCGAAGCCAAGACGCCCTTAATCAACACAAAAAATATAGTTCTATGGAAGACTATTTAAGAGCGGAGTCACCTCATGTCTCAGTGGCCTTTTGTGGTAAGGCCACTGCTGCCAGAGAGCGCGGCAACCTATCGGAGGCGCTAGGTTCCTGCCTTCAGCGCGCATCGCAACTCGATATTAAAAACAAATTAAAACTACATTTTGTCTTTGGCTCAGAAGACGATGGCCTACTTTTTAATGAAGTGAATGGATCAACATATGTTTGCGGCCTTCCTGTCTTTGGAACTACCAGCAGCTATAACTTGAGTCATGCAGTTATGTTGGCGCTCTTTATTTTGCGTTCAGAAATCGATAAAATGGCGGTCACAGAACCGCAAGTTGATACATCCGCCCTGATTCCTAAAGATGATTTTAGATCGATAACTCGGTTCCCGACCGAAGCGCTCCGAAGTTGGGTAGAAACATTGGGCGTGGATTTGTCTCTACAAAAAAAGAATATTTTACGAAAGATTGAACCATTTTTTCTGAGAACTTTGCCGACTCAGAAGGAATCGGAGTGGTTAAAAATTCTGTTCGAGCAAACTATTCGCAAACTAAAGAATTCGCCCGTCGACCAAATTCAATACAGACCCATTGGTTTGTTTCACTCTTGTTTTAAGCAGAAATTTTCTATTCCAAGACAGCCTGGCCTAGTGCCCTCAAGCCACGGAAGGATTGAGCTTTCTCGTGCCCTTCAGCCAGAAAAGAGCTTAGACGGCCTCGAGAAGTTTTCGCACGTTTGGGTCCTCTATCACTTTCATGACAACAACTCGACCAACTTTAGGGCTAAAATCACACCACCTCACTTTTCGACCCGTCGAATAGGTCTATTTGCTACACGAGCACCACACCGCCCGAATGCCATTGGGATGAGTGTTGTTAAACTCGACAGAATTGAGGGAAACTTTATCCACATACAGGCGCACGATATTTTGGATCAGACTCCGATTTTAGACATCAAACCGTACATCCCTCGCTGGGACTCTGTTCGCGACGCAAATTCGGGTTGGATTTCTCAAGAGGGTGCGGAAAGTTCTCGCGAGACTTTTGAAGTAGAAGTTGCCGAATCAGCGAAAGCGAACTTTGATCAACTCGACAATCAAAGTCAGACTTTGATCATGGAGTGCTTACGTAACGATCCGCGGGCAGAATCTGATCGCAGAAAATGCCATCACAACAAGAGTTACGGCGTGTATATTTCGGAGCACGATGTGGTGTTTGATATTCAGAATGAAAAAACCGCTCGCATTCTACAAATTAGAGAGCGTGAGGCTACCGGAACAAACCATTCATTCAAATAA
- the xth gene encoding exodeoxyribonuclease III, whose amino-acid sequence MRLVSWNVNGIRAAQKKGFLNFMEGAGADFVGVQETKAWPDQLDEAVRDIKGFQSYWSKCARKGYSGTAAFSKAPVAEFSDGIGIEAYDSEGRFCITKINDVTIYNVYFPNGASGKVRHNFKMSFLTDFLAHLKRKIDSGEKLIVMGDYNVAPQDVDVYDPIKLAKTSGFLPEEKDWFQSFLKAGFVDTFRHFHPNRKNVYSWWNQIERARVGNRGWRIDMICVTQNLIPQLKAADIWDKVEGSDHCPVLAEIDI is encoded by the coding sequence ATGCGATTGGTGTCTTGGAATGTAAATGGAATAAGAGCTGCTCAGAAAAAGGGTTTTCTGAATTTTATGGAAGGCGCAGGAGCCGACTTTGTAGGAGTTCAAGAGACTAAGGCTTGGCCAGATCAACTCGATGAAGCCGTTCGCGACATTAAAGGCTTTCAAAGTTATTGGTCGAAGTGTGCAAGAAAGGGCTACTCGGGAACCGCCGCTTTTTCAAAGGCACCTGTTGCAGAATTCTCTGATGGAATTGGAATTGAAGCCTACGATAGTGAAGGTCGATTTTGCATAACTAAAATAAATGATGTTACTATTTACAACGTTTACTTTCCGAATGGGGCGAGCGGAAAAGTAAGGCACAATTTTAAAATGTCGTTTTTGACGGATTTTCTTGCTCACCTCAAGCGCAAGATTGATAGCGGTGAAAAATTGATTGTGATGGGAGACTACAATGTAGCCCCTCAAGACGTAGACGTTTACGATCCCATTAAACTAGCAAAAACCAGCGGCTTTCTGCCCGAAGAAAAAGATTGGTTTCAAAGCTTTTTAAAAGCGGGCTTTGTAGATACGTTTCGACATTTTCATCCTAACAGGAAGAACGTTTACTCTTGGTGGAATCAAATCGAGCGAGCTCGAGTCGGTAATCGTGGCTGGCGTATCGATATGATATGCGTTACTCAAAATTTGATTCCTCAGCTGAAGGCTGCCGACATCTGGGACAAAGTCGAGGGCTCCGATCATTGCCCGGTACTCGCCGAAATCGATATCTGA
- a CDS encoding Xaa-Pro aminopeptidase, translating into MRQPQQPTERFVERRNRLRQSLQERTAFIVSAAFEKIRNEDAHFLFRQNSSFFYLTGFDEPEALFVFRPWMSPEAVMFVREKNLERETWDGFRFGPDLAKKAFAMDECYLTTQIDEKLPELIADCEQIYFSLQDNFARQTQILEAVEKARLTRGRTSPVMASVMDPRSILAEMRLIKSPEEQELQRKACHVTALGHRAAMQAVQPGWNERQLQGIFQYAFAMNQCPVMGYNPIIGGGENATILHYNFNDQVLNKGDLVLCDVGAEWNFFSGDITRTFPVSGKFSAAQKDLYQAVLDVQKWVITQCKPGTRQAALQKMTIEKITDALLQLKLLRGDKEEIIEKQGYRRYYMHGVSHWLGMDVHDLGTFSVNGEERAHAPGMCLTVEPGIYIRTDDELAPKELRGLGVRIEDDILITENGCEVMTSAAPKEVAEIESLMAEDFDPKAYFPK; encoded by the coding sequence ATGCGTCAACCTCAGCAGCCCACTGAAAGATTTGTCGAACGAAGAAACCGGCTCCGTCAGTCTCTTCAAGAAAGAACAGCGTTCATTGTTTCTGCCGCCTTTGAGAAAATCAGAAATGAAGACGCACATTTTTTGTTTCGTCAAAACTCTTCGTTTTTCTACCTTACAGGGTTTGACGAGCCAGAAGCTTTATTTGTGTTCAGGCCTTGGATGTCACCTGAGGCTGTCATGTTTGTGCGCGAAAAAAATCTTGAAAGAGAAACGTGGGATGGCTTTCGTTTTGGACCGGATTTAGCGAAGAAGGCCTTCGCAATGGACGAATGCTATTTGACAACTCAGATCGACGAAAAGCTTCCAGAGCTTATCGCCGACTGTGAGCAGATCTATTTTTCACTGCAAGACAACTTTGCGAGACAAACTCAGATTTTAGAGGCCGTTGAAAAAGCACGCCTTACAAGAGGGCGAACTTCTCCGGTCATGGCATCTGTGATGGATCCGCGATCAATACTTGCAGAAATGAGATTAATCAAATCTCCCGAAGAGCAAGAACTCCAAAGAAAAGCCTGCCACGTTACAGCGTTAGGACATAGGGCAGCTATGCAGGCCGTTCAACCGGGCTGGAACGAGAGGCAACTGCAAGGGATTTTTCAGTACGCATTTGCGATGAATCAATGTCCGGTGATGGGCTACAATCCAATTATCGGGGGCGGAGAGAACGCCACTATTTTGCACTACAACTTTAACGACCAAGTTTTAAACAAAGGTGATCTTGTTCTGTGCGACGTTGGCGCAGAATGGAATTTTTTCTCAGGCGATATCACACGGACATTTCCGGTGAGCGGAAAGTTTTCTGCTGCTCAGAAGGATCTCTATCAAGCGGTCTTAGATGTGCAAAAATGGGTGATTACGCAATGTAAACCGGGGACGAGGCAGGCAGCTCTACAAAAAATGACGATTGAAAAAATCACGGACGCATTACTACAACTAAAGTTACTTCGGGGCGACAAAGAGGAAATTATCGAAAAGCAGGGGTACCGCCGATACTACATGCACGGTGTCTCGCACTGGCTTGGAATGGACGTTCACGACCTAGGCACCTTTTCAGTAAACGGAGAGGAAAGAGCGCACGCACCAGGAATGTGTTTAACGGTGGAGCCGGGTATTTACATTCGCACAGATGATGAACTTGCACCTAAAGAGCTGCGTGGTCTTGGTGTTCGAATCGAGGATGACATACTCATCACAGAAAATGGCTGCGAAGTTATGACCTCTGCTGCACCCAAAGAAGTTGCTGAGATTGAATCTCTTATGGCCGAAGATTTTGACCCTAAAGCTTATTTCCCAAAATGA
- a CDS encoding TlyA family rRNA (cytidine-2'-O)-methyltransferase codes for MLKRIDLLLVELGIAETRSKAQDLIGEGAVAVDGKMILKPSEKFSEDLMRESVFLKESQTQKYVSRGGLKIESVCRRFPLLAALQGAGCIDIGQSTGGFTDFLLKSGAKSVVGIEVGSGQIHPSLRTDPRVVTLEKTHFLSLTTEDLRRLKLAETYGIGVWDVSFISSLPIVKHLAEFLKTNALAVGLIKPQFEYSRYTDDLKKFSAQNIANNLFGDLEDMAKTAGFETIEFFESGVAGRDGNQEYFLILRKIASIKDEIK; via the coding sequence ATGTTAAAGCGGATAGATCTGCTTCTTGTGGAGCTTGGCATTGCAGAAACGCGATCAAAGGCGCAAGATCTCATTGGGGAGGGCGCGGTTGCCGTAGACGGCAAGATGATCCTGAAGCCTAGCGAAAAATTTTCTGAAGATCTCATGCGCGAGAGCGTTTTTCTTAAAGAGTCCCAAACCCAAAAGTATGTTTCACGGGGCGGCTTAAAAATTGAGTCCGTTTGCCGTAGATTTCCGTTACTTGCAGCCCTTCAGGGCGCCGGTTGTATTGATATCGGCCAGTCAACTGGAGGTTTTACAGATTTTCTACTGAAGTCAGGTGCGAAAAGTGTTGTCGGCATAGAGGTCGGTAGTGGCCAGATACACCCATCACTGCGCACGGATCCGCGAGTTGTTACTTTAGAGAAGACCCATTTTCTTTCTCTGACGACTGAGGATTTACGCCGTTTAAAGCTGGCAGAGACCTATGGTATTGGGGTTTGGGATGTTTCGTTTATTTCGAGCTTGCCGATTGTAAAGCATTTGGCTGAATTTCTTAAGACCAACGCGTTGGCAGTTGGGCTCATAAAACCTCAATTTGAATACTCTAGATACACAGATGATTTAAAAAAATTTTCTGCGCAAAACATCGCTAATAATCTTTTCGGCGATCTGGAAGATATGGCTAAAACTGCCGGGTTTGAAACGATAGAATTTTTTGAAAGCGGGGTGGCGGGTCGTGACGGAAACCAAGAGTACTTTTTGATTCTTAGAAAAATAGCTTCAATTAAAGATGAAATAAAGTAG
- a CDS encoding exodeoxyribonuclease VII small subunit — MAFETKMKRLEEIVQQMESGELKLENSLSLFEEGVKLAKELHSQLSDSEQKVKLLVGQSENGTEKTTEFVADKNS, encoded by the coding sequence ATGGCATTTGAAACAAAAATGAAAAGGCTAGAGGAAATTGTTCAGCAAATGGAGTCGGGAGAGTTGAAACTTGAAAACTCACTTTCTTTGTTTGAAGAGGGTGTCAAGTTGGCAAAAGAACTCCACTCTCAGTTGAGCGACTCTGAACAAAAAGTGAAGTTACTCGTAGGACAGAGCGAAAACGGAACAGAAAAAACGACCGAGTTCGTTGCTGACAAGAACAGCTAA
- a CDS encoding phenylalanine 4-monooxygenase has translation MPQTQLPAHLRKFVVDQSTTRYTSVEQATWRYILRQLKSYFSEHAHPCYLRGLKAAGITEDSIPQVSHISECLSKFGWQAIPVSGFIPPAAFMEMQALGFLPIAKDMRSLEHLSYTPAPDIVHEAAGHAPILIDPEFSEYLRRYAQVAKKAILNSEDLEIYDAIRELSDIKESPRATKGQIQRAEERLENANKISGPPSEGALLARMNWWTAEYGLIGSIENPKVFGAGLLSSVAEGKACLSPKVQKIPFSLDCIHYSYDITEPQPQLFVTPHFEALTLVVEEMAKQMAYSLGGPTSLDKAIVSKCANTVEFENGLQIGGVLERYELYQGRLSFLKWIGPTQLCIKDIEIAGQGITRHKDGFSCPAGAIEGFEKYPATMTKEELDAKNFKAGSIAKLKYVSGVRLNGKIKHVEYRNGLPLYATLLDCTIEQGSQKLFDPSWGEFDLVFVNEAKSVYAGVPDRLAYGETQGFSVRKVEPPPQSEESQALDQIYGELRKAREGASLGPAFLHQIEGIHERLSRQFPKEWLARLEIIEISHRNPGLSQLESTVRDEIKKIQSQNLDLQVPIAEGLAIVGSQ, from the coding sequence ATGCCCCAAACTCAACTTCCGGCACACTTAAGAAAGTTTGTGGTTGATCAATCAACAACTCGGTACACTTCTGTTGAACAAGCAACTTGGAGATACATACTTAGACAACTAAAAAGTTATTTTTCGGAGCACGCCCATCCCTGCTATTTGCGCGGTCTAAAAGCCGCTGGAATAACCGAAGATAGTATTCCTCAAGTCAGTCACATATCCGAGTGTCTTTCGAAGTTCGGGTGGCAAGCGATACCTGTTAGCGGCTTTATACCTCCCGCCGCATTTATGGAGATGCAAGCCCTGGGATTTTTACCAATAGCCAAAGATATGCGCTCGCTCGAACACCTTTCTTACACACCCGCACCCGATATCGTTCATGAGGCCGCGGGCCACGCTCCCATTCTTATCGATCCAGAGTTTTCAGAATATTTGCGTCGGTATGCCCAAGTTGCAAAAAAAGCCATCTTGAACAGTGAGGACTTGGAGATCTACGACGCGATAAGAGAGCTTTCTGACATCAAAGAGAGCCCGAGAGCCACCAAAGGACAGATCCAGCGGGCCGAAGAGCGGTTAGAAAATGCTAATAAGATCTCTGGGCCACCGTCGGAGGGGGCTCTGCTCGCAAGAATGAATTGGTGGACAGCAGAGTACGGCCTTATTGGCTCAATTGAAAATCCAAAAGTTTTTGGCGCCGGCCTACTTTCGTCTGTGGCTGAGGGCAAAGCTTGCTTGAGCCCTAAGGTGCAGAAGATACCGTTTTCACTTGATTGCATCCACTACAGTTACGATATCACCGAGCCACAGCCGCAACTTTTTGTGACACCGCACTTCGAAGCTCTCACCCTTGTCGTAGAAGAAATGGCTAAGCAAATGGCATACTCTTTAGGCGGCCCGACCTCTCTCGACAAAGCTATTGTTTCTAAATGTGCAAATACGGTCGAGTTTGAAAACGGACTTCAGATTGGCGGAGTTCTTGAGAGGTACGAACTGTATCAGGGGCGCTTAAGTTTTCTAAAATGGATTGGCCCCACCCAGCTCTGCATCAAAGACATTGAAATTGCAGGCCAGGGGATAACCCGCCACAAAGACGGGTTTAGCTGCCCCGCAGGTGCCATAGAGGGATTCGAAAAATACCCTGCGACCATGACCAAAGAAGAACTTGATGCGAAGAACTTCAAGGCAGGGTCGATCGCCAAACTCAAGTATGTCTCGGGAGTTCGGCTCAATGGAAAAATTAAACATGTAGAATATAGGAATGGACTCCCTCTCTACGCAACTCTCCTTGATTGCACTATAGAGCAGGGGTCACAAAAACTATTTGATCCGAGTTGGGGTGAGTTTGATCTCGTTTTTGTGAATGAGGCTAAATCGGTCTATGCCGGAGTCCCCGATCGTCTGGCCTACGGAGAAACTCAAGGCTTTTCTGTGAGAAAGGTTGAACCGCCTCCTCAAAGCGAAGAGTCGCAAGCTCTCGATCAAATTTATGGCGAACTAAGAAAAGCCAGAGAAGGCGCGAGTCTTGGACCTGCTTTTTTACACCAAATAGAGGGTATACACGAAAGACTGAGTCGGCAGTTTCCTAAAGAATGGTTGGCCAGACTCGAGATCATAGAGATTTCTCATCGAAACCCCGGACTCTCCCAGCTGGAAAGCACTGTAAGGGATGAAATAAAGAAAATTCAGTCACAAAATTTGGATCTTCAGGTGCCAATTGCGGAGGGGCTTGCTATCGTCGGCTCGCAATGA
- a CDS encoding thioredoxin peroxidase codes for MPIIGQPAPQFTAPAVFDSGEIKNINLADNKGKWVVLFFYPLDFTFVCPTEITQFRDSLGEFKKLGAEVFGCSIDSVYSHQKWIKDDLGNLGYPLISDITKRVSRDFGVLLEDRGIATRGTFIIDPEGLVQYMGIHNLDVGRDAGEILRVLTGLQSGELCGAGWKPGKDFVKPGG; via the coding sequence ATGCCTATTATTGGTCAACCCGCTCCCCAGTTTACTGCCCCTGCTGTGTTTGATAGCGGAGAAATCAAAAACATTAATCTAGCAGACAACAAAGGCAAATGGGTTGTTCTCTTCTTTTACCCACTTGATTTTACATTTGTGTGCCCCACAGAGATAACTCAGTTTCGCGACAGCTTGGGCGAGTTCAAAAAGCTTGGCGCGGAAGTATTTGGTTGCAGTATTGATTCGGTTTATTCACACCAAAAGTGGATAAAAGACGATCTTGGAAATCTTGGCTACCCACTTATCAGCGACATCACAAAACGAGTATCTCGTGACTTCGGAGTTCTTTTAGAAGATCGCGGCATTGCAACAAGGGGCACCTTCATCATCGATCCAGAAGGTCTTGTGCAATACATGGGGATTCACAATTTGGATGTTGGTCGCGATGCTGGCGAAATACTTCGCGTGCTTACAGGCTTACAATCTGGTGAACTCTGCGGTGCAGGTTGGAAGCCAGGAAAAGACTTTGTTAAGCCTGGCGGATGA
- a CDS encoding haloacid dehalogenase, with the protein MNAFSSDLWTQLKRSICAVDLPEVKRVAAFDADGTLWNADVGEHFFNFEIAESKKKPEARQNSLSSGSLMPLFDSLNEFENPFDHYLKLKEKHPPTAYLWLAQIHAGMPIEDVRTLAAESCATANPWPYFNDQRMLVSFLQENDFQVFIITASVKWSVEPFAKALGIDFDHVLGVSTLIDGGYVTEIQDGPVTWRKGKLEALLRATNGVAPVFCSGNTSGDLELLEASTIKPLAVRSRSNTGSLLKSELELYEVAKKKGWLTHEF; encoded by the coding sequence ATGAATGCGTTTTCTAGCGATCTTTGGACGCAGCTCAAAAGAAGTATTTGTGCGGTTGATCTGCCTGAAGTAAAGCGTGTCGCGGCCTTTGATGCCGATGGCACGCTGTGGAATGCAGATGTCGGCGAGCACTTTTTTAATTTCGAGATAGCCGAGAGCAAAAAAAAACCTGAGGCTCGTCAAAATTCATTGAGCTCGGGCAGTCTTATGCCGCTATTTGATTCACTCAATGAATTCGAAAACCCGTTCGATCACTACTTAAAATTAAAAGAGAAGCATCCTCCCACCGCGTATCTTTGGCTGGCGCAAATTCACGCAGGCATGCCGATAGAGGACGTGCGAACCTTGGCGGCGGAGTCTTGCGCGACGGCCAATCCCTGGCCCTATTTTAACGACCAAAGAATGCTAGTTTCTTTTCTGCAAGAGAATGATTTTCAAGTTTTTATAATAACCGCTTCTGTTAAGTGGTCTGTTGAGCCATTTGCAAAAGCACTTGGAATTGATTTCGATCATGTTCTGGGAGTGTCCACTCTAATTGACGGCGGCTATGTCACCGAAATTCAAGATGGCCCCGTGACTTGGCGTAAAGGAAAATTAGAAGCCTTGTTGAGAGCCACGAATGGGGTGGCTCCCGTGTTTTGCAGTGGCAATACCTCCGGAGATCTGGAGCTTCTTGAGGCCTCCACTATAAAACCTCTAGCGGTACGCTCCCGTTCAAACACGGGAAGCCTACTAAAGAGTGAACTTGAGCTTTATGAAGTTGCCAAAAAAAAGGGATGGCTCACACACGAATTCTAG
- a CDS encoding exodeoxyribonuclease VII large subunit → MASNQLGWSSDLLESPVKKTVSAQEASPGTSRDATQEKSDEVKILSVSDLNEQIRGLLEGTFGLIWIKGEISNFKKHTSGHCYFSLKDSKSQINAVMFRGSAAQLQFRPTDGMEVVIRGRVSVYSPRGNYQVYAELMEPLGLGSLQVAFEQLKAKLAAEGLFDPAKKRPLPALPRKIAVVTSPTGAAVRDILSVLKRRFAGLDVTIIPTNVQGKTAAQEIANAIDLANRIAKASAQNAYEVLIIGRGGGSMEDLWSFNEEIVARAIAASSIPTISAVGHEVDFTIADFVADVRAPTPSAAAEIVIRSAQEFTDKIRTLRDRSALSMKRYLLSRQQLAQGLEKRLVDPKRKLRDLVQRLDELQGRLEIATVNYFERLRAKIESIRSRVDSPERKILRLRDELNRYGARMNTRAHNAVTTLRMRLETKVGILETLSPLKVLGRGYSIVKKNEEIIREVAQVKSGDSLEVILHKGTLDVTVK, encoded by the coding sequence ATGGCTTCAAATCAACTGGGGTGGTCGAGCGATTTGCTGGAGTCACCAGTCAAAAAAACTGTTTCGGCACAAGAGGCTTCTCCGGGGACTTCCCGAGACGCCACTCAAGAAAAGAGTGATGAAGTAAAAATTCTCTCCGTGAGCGATCTCAATGAGCAGATTCGCGGCTTGCTCGAGGGTACATTTGGGCTCATCTGGATCAAAGGTGAAATTTCTAACTTCAAAAAACACACATCGGGGCACTGTTATTTTAGCCTCAAAGACAGCAAATCTCAGATAAACGCCGTTATGTTTCGCGGTAGTGCAGCGCAGTTGCAGTTTCGTCCGACAGATGGAATGGAAGTTGTTATCCGCGGCAGAGTTTCTGTTTATTCGCCTCGCGGGAACTACCAAGTTTATGCGGAACTTATGGAGCCATTGGGTTTGGGCAGTCTGCAAGTAGCGTTTGAACAGCTTAAAGCAAAATTGGCAGCGGAGGGCTTGTTTGATCCGGCCAAAAAACGACCACTGCCCGCACTTCCGCGAAAAATTGCCGTGGTGACTTCTCCGACAGGAGCTGCGGTGAGAGATATCTTGTCGGTTTTAAAGAGACGATTTGCCGGGCTTGACGTCACTATCATTCCCACAAATGTCCAGGGTAAAACGGCTGCCCAAGAGATTGCCAATGCCATAGACCTAGCAAATCGCATCGCGAAAGCCTCTGCGCAAAATGCCTATGAAGTGCTCATCATTGGGCGAGGCGGCGGCTCAATGGAAGACCTTTGGAGCTTTAATGAAGAGATTGTTGCCAGAGCCATAGCGGCCTCAAGTATTCCGACGATTTCGGCAGTTGGTCATGAAGTGGACTTTACAATTGCTGACTTTGTTGCAGATGTCAGAGCGCCAACTCCCTCTGCTGCTGCTGAAATAGTCATTCGAAGTGCCCAAGAATTTACCGATAAAATTCGAACACTGCGAGATCGAAGCGCCCTATCTATGAAGCGGTATCTTTTGTCTAGGCAGCAATTGGCGCAGGGGCTAGAGAAGCGCCTTGTAGACCCCAAGAGAAAGTTGAGAGATCTCGTGCAGCGCCTTGATGAACTACAGGGACGTCTCGAGATAGCAACTGTTAATTACTTTGAAAGGTTAAGAGCAAAAATTGAATCAATCCGCTCTAGAGTCGATAGCCCTGAAAGAAAGATTTTGAGATTGAGAGACGAACTTAATCGATACGGCGCTCGCATGAACACTCGCGCACACAATGCGGTTACGACTTTACGAATGCGACTTGAGACAAAAGTTGGTATTCTTGAAACCTTAAGTCCACTTAAGGTACTTGGTAGAGGTTATTCAATTGTAAAAAAGAATGAAGAGATTATTAGAGAGGTTGCTCAGGTAAAATCTGGAGACTCTTTAGAAGTGATACTGCATAAGGGCACGTTGGACGTCACTGTAAAATAG
- the rfaD gene encoding ADP-glyceromanno-heptose 6-epimerase, translating into MWIVTGAAGFIGSALIWELNQNGFDQIIATDFFKNDLRWKNLSKRKVIDWIRREDLFAFLEKFKPEIDGLFHIGACSSTTETDLDYLLRNNYEDSKNLYNWCLHFNKRFIYASSCATYGDGSRGFSDQTSSHQLYPMNAYGLSKVLFDRWVENQSQKPPQSVGLKFSNVYGPNEYHKGEQSSVIYKAFHQVSSTETIRLFKSHRPDYRDGEQKRDFIYIKDVTRWIYEIWQRPDISGLFNMGFGEANTWTSVADEIFLSMGLPPKIQWIDIPEAIREQYQYFTEARMDSLREYGISLPLWDLKLGIEDYIKNYLRQKDPYL; encoded by the coding sequence ATGTGGATTGTGACTGGAGCCGCAGGTTTTATCGGTAGCGCCCTCATTTGGGAACTCAATCAAAATGGGTTCGATCAAATAATTGCGACGGATTTTTTCAAGAACGATCTTCGGTGGAAAAACCTGTCGAAGAGAAAAGTGATAGATTGGATCCGGCGAGAAGACCTCTTTGCTTTTCTCGAAAAGTTTAAGCCAGAAATAGACGGGCTTTTTCATATAGGTGCTTGCTCCTCAACCACCGAGACTGATCTCGACTACTTGTTGAGAAACAATTATGAAGATTCAAAGAATCTTTATAATTGGTGCCTTCATTTTAATAAGCGATTTATTTATGCAAGCAGTTGTGCCACTTATGGCGATGGTAGCCGCGGTTTCTCAGATCAAACTTCGTCACATCAGCTTTACCCAATGAATGCTTACGGATTATCAAAAGTTCTTTTTGATAGATGGGTTGAAAATCAAAGCCAAAAACCCCCTCAAAGTGTGGGTCTTAAATTTTCGAATGTTTATGGACCCAACGAGTATCACAAAGGTGAGCAATCAAGCGTCATCTACAAGGCATTTCATCAGGTCAGCTCTACCGAAACAATTCGGTTGTTTAAATCACACAGACCAGATTACCGAGATGGGGAGCAAAAGAGAGACTTTATTTACATCAAGGACGTAACCCGCTGGATTTATGAAATTTGGCAAAGGCCCGACATTTCCGGCCTGTTTAATATGGGATTTGGCGAAGCCAATACATGGACGAGCGTTGCCGATGAGATTTTTCTATCGATGGGGCTGCCACCAAAAATTCAGTGGATTGACATACCCGAGGCCATTAGAGAGCAGTATCAATACTTTACAGAGGCAAGAATGGATTCTTTGCGCGAGTACGGCATTTCTCTACCTCTATGGGACCTAAAGCTTGGAATTGAAGACTACATTAAAAACTATCTGAGGCAAAAAGATCCTTACCTGTGA